One stretch of Natronobacterium gregoryi SP2 DNA includes these proteins:
- a CDS encoding PPC domain-containing DNA-binding protein, which produces MHYREVETAREYVARLETGADWRAEIEALAEAVEADAAWFTALGAVQDAELWFYEQDDCEYYPIELEEPLEVASCVGNVSLLDGEEQSSSSSRTQSDDDRFAHTHAVLSDAEGTTYAGHLNEATVWAGELHMRVFEESLEREYDETTDLDLWL; this is translated from the coding sequence ATGCATTATCGTGAGGTCGAGACGGCACGTGAATACGTCGCCCGCCTCGAGACCGGTGCGGACTGGCGCGCGGAGATCGAAGCGCTCGCGGAGGCGGTCGAGGCCGACGCCGCGTGGTTCACCGCGCTGGGTGCAGTCCAGGACGCAGAACTTTGGTTTTACGAGCAGGACGACTGCGAGTACTACCCCATCGAACTCGAAGAGCCACTCGAGGTTGCAAGTTGTGTCGGTAACGTCTCGCTGCTCGACGGCGAAGAGCAAAGTTCCTCGAGCAGTCGAACGCAGTCCGACGACGACCGGTTCGCCCATACCCACGCCGTGCTCTCGGACGCCGAGGGAACCACGTACGCCGGCCACCTGAACGAGGCCACGGTGTGGGCCGGCGAACTCCACATGCGCGTCTTCGAGGAATCGCTCGAGCGCGAGTACGACGAGACCACCGATCTCGACCTCTGGCTCTGA
- a CDS encoding ABC transporter permease translates to MSRWRYLLRRILLSIPVIVFGLTITFIIIRMGPIDPVSAILGQDAGPGQRVQIEQRLGLDRPLWEQYFEFMSNMLLPWSFDLGQSWVVQPNTDVTTLLRSYAPRTLWLGFWSVLIPLFIGIPLGFYAGLNSNTWGDYVASFGGIIWRAMPNFWLAIMFLAFLRQTEQFLFGLDWHTFIVEIDSLVGPPPLDFFAVTDWATVGVVSIPIGIYFSFETFLASVKQVLPAAIVLGSASMGNELRIGRTAVLETINSNYVETAKAKGLRDRVIVWKHVFRNALIPLVPIITNEAFILLGGSVIVEYIFGINGIGYLFFQAATQGDLPLVGSLMFVFIIIIVSINILQDVLYTILDPRVGYQG, encoded by the coding sequence GTGAGCCGCTGGCGATATCTCCTGCGCCGGATTCTGTTGTCGATCCCGGTCATCGTTTTCGGCCTGACGATCACGTTTATCATCATCCGGATGGGACCGATCGACCCAGTTTCGGCTATACTGGGCCAAGACGCAGGACCGGGACAACGAGTACAGATCGAGCAACGACTCGGGCTGGATCGGCCGCTATGGGAGCAGTACTTCGAGTTCATGTCGAACATGCTGCTGCCGTGGTCGTTCGACCTCGGTCAGTCCTGGGTCGTCCAACCGAACACCGACGTCACGACGCTGCTTCGCAGTTACGCGCCGCGAACGCTGTGGCTCGGCTTCTGGTCCGTGCTGATCCCACTTTTCATCGGGATTCCGCTCGGCTTCTATGCCGGCCTCAACTCGAACACGTGGGGCGACTACGTCGCCTCGTTCGGCGGCATCATCTGGCGAGCGATGCCGAACTTCTGGCTGGCGATCATGTTCCTGGCGTTCCTTCGCCAAACCGAGCAGTTCCTGTTCGGACTCGACTGGCACACGTTTATCGTCGAGATCGACAGCCTCGTCGGGCCGCCACCGCTTGATTTCTTCGCGGTGACCGACTGGGCCACCGTCGGCGTCGTGAGCATCCCGATCGGGATCTACTTCTCGTTCGAGACGTTCCTGGCGTCGGTCAAGCAAGTGTTGCCAGCGGCGATCGTGCTGGGATCGGCGTCGATGGGTAACGAGTTGCGTATCGGCCGTACGGCAGTGCTCGAGACGATCAACTCCAACTACGTCGAGACGGCGAAAGCGAAGGGACTGCGGGATCGAGTGATCGTCTGGAAACACGTCTTCCGGAACGCGTTGATCCCGCTCGTGCCGATCATCACCAACGAGGCGTTTATCCTGCTCGGCGGGTCGGTCATCGTCGAATACATCTTCGGTATCAACGGTATCGGCTACCTGTTCTTCCAGGCTGCCACCCAGGGTGACCTCCCGCTTGTCGGATCGCTGATGTTCGTCTTCATCATCATCATCGTCTCGATCAACATTCTCCAGGACGTGCTCTACACGATTCTGGATCCGCGCGTGGGGTATCAAGGATGA
- a CDS encoding ABC transporter substrate-binding protein: protein MMDGDELERRSFLKATGGAAGALALAGCVGEEPGDDDDDGVEGGQDGVLNLVNATITSLDPIQSTDTASGRVVRQIFESLTHFPNGTTDLETRLADGYELSDDGLTYTFDIKEGVQFHNGDELTAHDFVYSFRRLAESPNSERGNFIVGDSSFLNVDAEFDESGDVEPESLAVEAVDDYTLEITLVTPAPDALEILAYDSFTVVPEGLVGDIEGYDGEIDQSEFSSERPVGTGPFEFEKWEPDAEVEVTRFDDYHGSVANVDGVHWAVFEDDEAEYTYAVEGNADMFNLPTAQYDASLIDAETDERGREVGTYGPLENGDTVDYVGVPQLSTFYFGFNVSSVPLEVRQAVAYVLDREVLIQTLFEGRGDEAYTFTPPGMWPGGADAYEAFLEEYPYSRDEANRDAARDVLEDAGYTDDEPYELTLTTYESDVFQEAGRQLRDQLAGLGVDLNLEEAPFATLQERGENGDLEFFSMGWTWNWPDPGYGMFGFEPENTDTSRMPEETTGFYLDWHESDTDAAQTAQDAWERIQAHPDPDDADVRNEGYVEMEEAIWEDMVCMPLHHELAEQFYYDHVDAEPFGAMGDYLQVFNEVTLDQ from the coding sequence ATGATGGATGGAGACGAACTGGAACGACGTTCGTTCCTCAAAGCGACTGGTGGGGCTGCTGGTGCGCTAGCGCTTGCCGGCTGTGTTGGGGAAGAACCGGGCGACGATGACGACGACGGGGTAGAGGGCGGTCAGGACGGGGTTCTCAACCTCGTTAACGCGACGATAACGTCGCTCGACCCGATTCAATCGACTGACACCGCCTCCGGTCGTGTCGTTCGCCAGATTTTCGAGTCGCTGACGCACTTCCCGAACGGGACGACGGACCTCGAGACCCGCCTCGCGGACGGCTACGAACTCTCCGACGACGGACTAACCTACACGTTCGACATCAAGGAAGGCGTCCAGTTCCACAACGGTGACGAACTGACCGCCCACGACTTCGTGTACTCGTTTCGGCGACTCGCCGAGTCGCCCAACAGCGAACGTGGCAACTTCATCGTAGGAGACTCCTCGTTTCTCAACGTCGACGCCGAGTTCGACGAAAGCGGCGACGTCGAGCCCGAGAGCCTCGCGGTCGAAGCCGTCGACGACTACACACTCGAAATCACTCTCGTGACGCCAGCGCCGGACGCACTCGAGATCCTCGCCTACGACTCGTTTACCGTCGTACCGGAGGGTCTCGTCGGCGACATCGAGGGCTACGACGGCGAGATCGATCAGAGCGAGTTCTCCTCGGAGCGCCCGGTCGGAACTGGACCGTTCGAGTTCGAAAAGTGGGAGCCAGACGCCGAGGTAGAGGTCACTCGTTTCGACGACTATCACGGCAGCGTCGCCAACGTCGACGGCGTCCACTGGGCGGTCTTCGAGGACGACGAGGCCGAGTACACCTACGCGGTCGAGGGCAACGCCGACATGTTCAACCTTCCGACCGCGCAGTACGATGCGAGCCTGATCGATGCCGAGACTGACGAACGCGGCCGTGAGGTCGGCACCTACGGCCCACTCGAGAACGGTGACACCGTCGATTACGTCGGCGTCCCACAACTCAGTACGTTCTACTTCGGATTCAACGTATCGTCGGTGCCACTCGAGGTTCGACAGGCGGTCGCCTACGTTCTCGACCGTGAGGTGCTGATCCAGACGCTCTTCGAGGGTCGTGGTGACGAAGCATACACGTTCACGCCGCCCGGCATGTGGCCCGGCGGTGCCGACGCCTACGAAGCGTTCCTCGAAGAGTACCCCTACAGCCGTGACGAGGCAAACCGCGATGCGGCCCGCGATGTCCTCGAAGACGCCGGATACACCGACGACGAGCCCTACGAGCTGACGTTGACTACCTACGAGTCGGACGTCTTCCAGGAAGCGGGTCGGCAGCTTCGCGACCAACTTGCCGGTCTCGGCGTCGACCTCAACCTCGAGGAAGCACCGTTTGCGACGCTACAGGAACGTGGCGAGAACGGTGATCTCGAGTTCTTCTCGATGGGGTGGACCTGGAACTGGCCGGACCCCGGTTACGGGATGTTCGGGTTCGAGCCGGAGAACACCGACACGTCCCGTATGCCCGAGGAGACCACCGGGTTCTACCTCGACTGGCACGAGTCCGACACCGACGCGGCCCAGACTGCTCAGGACGCCTGGGAACGCATCCAGGCGCATCCCGACCCCGACGACGCGGACGTCCGCAACGAGGGCTACGTCGAAATGGAGGAAGCGATCTGGGAGGACATGGTCTGTATGCCACTGCACCACGAACTCGCCGAGCAGTTCTACTACGACCACGTCGACGCCGAGCCCTTCGGTGCGATGGGCGACTACCTCCAGGTCTTCAACGAAGTCACGCTGGACCAGTAA
- a CDS encoding ABC transporter permease yields MSVETELDDKTLRDRIAENPKPAALWLAGLAVLLVLELGSIAAAVLRVGEVTRLTIGGIASGPSWMAGVVADSLGPISATLAFAVTAVVLLSMAGVLVKWLFVPFSIVDRLDIELGTGKEDVLEATIVTGLVAVVVATLVATPLGAAVDAVVSVLSQAIESVSSLQTLTSRETIPNEGYQLPDGSWEGTWLGLSPAVAWAVRVVVVYAYAFVLLGWLWKGYTIFREHYREADWTPRDDSINRFRNHYWGLFGLVVVVAFIVMALWAPALGPTPAEADIYQPYEHELEYYDEGLEEVAAITYGEANLDTRSVGGDSNVGLMSYDQYDRFHPFGTNNDGKDLFTFLAHGAQVSLVIGLLATGLMAVFASALALITAYYKGLIDLITVVTSDSIMSLPRFLVVLLLSVLFMEAQHPIATIYDGGLLLALIFAATGWPHLWRAVRGPALQVAEQEWIDAAKSFGQSPVTTMKKHMAPYIAGYMLVYASMYLGGIIIGVAALSFLGFGVQPPTPEWGRAVYEGRPYVSTASWHTATIPGIMVVLVVTAFNALGDGIRDAIDPESDAEADASSGAAGGGG; encoded by the coding sequence ATGAGTGTAGAAACCGAACTCGACGACAAGACGCTTCGCGATCGCATCGCAGAGAACCCGAAACCGGCAGCTCTCTGGCTCGCCGGACTGGCGGTTCTGCTCGTATTAGAGCTCGGGTCGATCGCGGCTGCCGTCCTCCGAGTCGGCGAAGTGACCCGGTTGACGATCGGTGGTATTGCGAGTGGACCGTCCTGGATGGCCGGCGTCGTCGCCGACTCGCTCGGACCGATCAGCGCCACGCTCGCCTTCGCAGTGACGGCCGTAGTGTTGCTCTCGATGGCCGGCGTACTCGTCAAGTGGCTGTTCGTCCCGTTCTCGATCGTCGACCGACTCGACATCGAACTCGGGACCGGCAAAGAAGACGTCCTCGAGGCGACGATCGTGACCGGACTCGTCGCTGTCGTCGTCGCAACACTGGTTGCGACGCCACTCGGGGCCGCAGTCGACGCCGTCGTCAGCGTTCTCAGTCAGGCCATCGAGTCCGTCAGCTCCCTCCAGACGCTGACCAGCCGCGAGACGATCCCGAACGAAGGCTACCAGCTGCCGGACGGTAGCTGGGAAGGCACCTGGCTCGGCCTCTCGCCTGCCGTGGCGTGGGCGGTTCGAGTCGTCGTCGTCTACGCCTACGCGTTCGTCCTCCTCGGCTGGTTATGGAAGGGGTACACGATCTTCCGCGAACACTACCGCGAGGCCGACTGGACGCCGCGTGACGACAGCATCAATCGATTCCGGAACCACTACTGGGGGCTGTTCGGACTGGTCGTCGTCGTCGCGTTCATCGTGATGGCGCTATGGGCACCCGCACTCGGTCCCACGCCCGCCGAAGCTGACATCTACCAGCCGTACGAACACGAACTCGAGTACTACGACGAGGGACTCGAGGAGGTTGCGGCGATCACCTACGGCGAGGCGAACCTCGATACACGCTCCGTCGGCGGTGACAGCAACGTCGGACTGATGAGCTACGATCAGTACGACAGGTTCCATCCGTTCGGGACGAACAACGACGGGAAAGACCTGTTTACTTTCCTGGCACACGGAGCGCAAGTGTCGCTTGTTATCGGTCTGCTCGCAACGGGACTGATGGCGGTGTTTGCGTCTGCGCTCGCGCTGATAACAGCCTACTACAAGGGACTGATCGACCTGATCACGGTCGTCACCAGCGACTCGATCATGTCGCTGCCGCGGTTCCTGGTCGTGTTGCTGCTGTCGGTGCTGTTCATGGAAGCCCAGCACCCGATAGCGACGATATACGATGGCGGGTTGCTACTGGCGTTGATCTTCGCGGCGACAGGCTGGCCACACCTCTGGCGTGCGGTGCGTGGGCCGGCACTACAGGTCGCCGAACAGGAGTGGATCGACGCCGCAAAGAGCTTCGGCCAGAGCCCGGTGACGACGATGAAGAAACACATGGCTCCCTACATCGCGGGGTACATGCTGGTCTACGCGTCGATGTATCTCGGTGGAATCATCATCGGCGTCGCCGCGCTCTCGTTCCTCGGATTCGGCGTTCAGCCGCCGACCCCCGAGTGGGGGCGTGCGGTCTACGAGGGACGGCCGTACGTCTCGACGGCGTCCTGGCACACCGCCACGATTCCCGGGATCATGGTCGTCCTCGTCGTCACCGCGTTCAACGCACTTGGTGACGGCATCCGCGACGCGATCGACCCCGAGAGCGACGCCGAAGCCGACGCTAGTTCCGGGGCTGCCGGAGGTGGTGGCTAA